GCCGTGCCGAGACCTCCGCCGCCGCGGCATCGTCGGCGTCCGGCCGGCCGGCGCGAACGTTCTCTTCGATCGTTCCGTCGAGGAGCCGGACGTCCTGCACGACGATGGCGGACTATGCCGTCAGCACGTCGGGGTCCATCGAACTCACGTCCACGCCACCTAGGCGGACCGCGCCGCCGTCCACGTCGGAAGAGCGCACGAGCAGGTGCGGCAGGCGTGCTCTTTCCCGCACCGGACGGGTCCGGTGCCGACGAGTCGCGTGCGGTCCGGACGAACAGCGACAGGCCGCCGAACACCATGCGGTCGCCGTGCCGAACACCGCCGAGTCGACCTCGAGGGCGTCGTCCTTCGGGCGCGGTGGCTCGTGAGTCGCGGGCAGCGGTTCGGTGCGCAGCACGGCGTCGAGCCGTGCCGGCTTGAAGCGAGCGTTGCGCAGACTGCCGGAGAGATCCGACGGCGACAACAGCGGACCCTCGTCGTGGTGCGCGGCCAGGCCGCGACTCGGCTGTCAACGCGGGTCTGCTGCTGCTTCGCCTACCCGGCGCAACTGTTCGGTGAGCGCGTCGACCTGCGCCTCGGCGCGTTCGGCGCGAGCCAGGGCGAGGGCACGCACCTCCTCGAACGCCCGCAGTCGTTCTTCGGCGGCCGCGCGTGCGTCCGCCGCCGCGCGCAGGAGGTCGGCACGCTGGTCGGCGGCCTCCGCGTGCAGTCGCTCGGCCTCGGTCGTCGCGAGTCGCCGAGCGTCGGCCAGCTCGGTGCGAACTCGTTCCACCTCGGTGCGGGCGTCGGCGGCCGTCTGCTCGGCCTGCCGGGCGGACGCCTCCGCCCGCTCCGCACGCACCACGGCCTGTTCCCGAGCGGCGCGTTCCTCCGCGACCTCCTCGGTGGCGACCCGCCTTGCCTCGGCGATCTCCTGGGCCGCGTCTCGCCGCGCCTGTTCGACGTCTCGAACGGAGGCCTCCCGGATGCCCTCTACTCGCTCGTCGGCGGCTCGTCGAATCCGGGCCGTCTCCACCTCGGCCTCGTTGCGGGCTGCCTCGACATCGGCGGCGGCCTGTCGGATCGCGGCCTCCATGCGTTCTCGGAGATCACGCAGCTCGTCCTGAGCGACCTCGGCGGCGCGTTCCGCCTTCTCCGCGGCGGCACCGGCGTCGTCGGCGGCGGCCATCGCCTCGGCACGGTCCTTCTCCGCGGCGCGACGGCGTCGCTCGGCCTCGGCGATACCCGACTCGGCCTCGGCGATCCTCCTGGTCGCGTCGGCCTGCGTCGCCTGGATCTGCTCCTCGGCGACTCCGGGATCGGCCAGCGTGTTCAACTCGGTCACGGCTTGCTGCATGGTCTTGCTGACCTGAGTGGCCAGCCCACGAAACTGGGTCAGGAGGTCGTCGGCCCGGATCTTCGCTGCGGTCACCGGTCCAGACTGTTTCGTCACGGTGACGTTACTTGGGGTGCCGTTGCTCTCCTGGGAGAGGCGCTGCCGCTCCCGCCAGGCCCGCCACCGGGTGTGCTCGGTGAGGTCGCAGTACTCCGACGGCCTGCCCGGGCCCGCTCCCCGATGCACCGCGCGCTCACAGCCGGGATAGTTGCAGGTGTTCGTCTTGGCTGCCGCCTCGCTCGACGTCGCCGCCGCGGCCTCGGGGAGTTCCTGCGTGGTCATGAGGCGTGAGCCTAGTATTCGTCAGGGACGGAGGTTCCTCGCGAAACGCGCGTGGCGCCTCTTCCGTGGTGGTGAATCGGCTGCCAGGAGACGACGCTCCTGCGGTGGCCGCCGCGGTCGCGGTTCGCACGGTCTCCTCCTTTCACCTCCCGACAGGCACGTCACCGCCCAAGCCGGTCCGAAGTGGATGGACAGCTGTTCCGCATGGCCTGCGGCCCGGGTAGCATCCCTGCCGATGACCATGCACGCGCCCCGATCAAACCCGTCGGGCCGCGTCGGGCCGATGCCGACGGATGCAGTGAGCTGGGTCGGGCGGAAGGTGCGGCTACGTCGCATCGTGCCTGCGGATCGCCGGACCCTGGCGGGATTCGATCGAGATTCGGCCCGTAGCACCGCCTCCCGCATCGGCGGATACCGACACTGGGCTGAGCATCGCACCGCGCCGTCCGATTCGGGCGACGATCTCCGCTTCGCGATCGAGACCCTGCATGGTCGAATGCTGGTCGGATCCATCTCGGCGACCCAGACCGACGCCACGTCGAGTCGGTTCAGTTACGGCATCGGCATCGGCCCCGCCCATCGTCGCTGTGGTTACGCGGGTGACGCCATCACCGTGTTGCTGCGCTTCATGTTCGGCAGGCGTCGCTACCAGAAGTGCGAGGTCAGCATCTACGGCGGCAACCTCGCCTCCCTGTCGCTGCACAGCAGCCTCGGCTTCCGCGAGGAGGGCAGACCTCGGGACACCGAACTGCTGCCCGGCGAAGTGAAGTATCCGGCGTTGATGGGCATCACGGCCCACGAGTTCGCCGCCCGCCATGGCGATGGCGCGCCATCCTCACCGTGGGATCGACCCCGACGCGGCCGACATTCGCGGACGCGGCGACGCGGCCGACACTGGCGCGACCAGGATCCACGCTGATGTTCGGCCGCGCCGTTCTCGACGCCTCCCGTCTCCTCGACCGGCCCACAGGCGGCACGGGCCGGCTCTCTTCTGAGACGGCGACGGTGATCACCGCGGTGGAACCGCGAGCCTCCCGCCCCGTTTCACAGACGGTGCAGAACCGTGCCGGGCCGCCGACTGCCGCGCGGTCACCGTACGGAGCCGTGCCACCGCCACTCCGCCGTGCGTGGCAGGCCGGGAAGCGCCGCCCGCCCCGTGCACCACAGCAGCGTGTCGAACGGGCGATGACCGACCGGGGCGTCGGGAAAGAGGCGGGCCAGGACGGCGGCACTCACGTCGTCGGCCGGAGCCCAGGAGACGCCGAGTGCGCGGGTGACGTCGTAGGTGTGGACGATCAATTCGGTGATCCCCATGGCGGCGAAACCGGTGACATCGGAGTGGCCCCACGGATGCCAGGCCCGGACGTCCACGGCCGTGTCGCGCACGGCGGTCCCCAGGAAGGACGCGGCGATGCGGAGACCCTCCAGACAGGCGGTGATGGAGGCCTCGGGATCGAGAGAGGCGAAAAGGGTGATGTAACGATCCTGAGGGCGGGCGAGGAGAAGACCTGCGTAACCGATCAGTCCGAGGGCCAGGTGATCCAGCGTCTCGCGGCAGCTCCAGTCCAGCCCGTGGGCCTGCCTCGACCAGTCCCCGGCGGCTCCCTCCTGGAGAGCGTGCAGGCAGTCGTCGGTGGCGTAGGCGAGTAGTTCCGTCCAGGTCCGATCGGAGGTCGGCGGTGCCTCAGCGACAGCGGCGGTGCCGGTCGATGCCTCGGTCATCGGCGCACCGGATTCCGCAGGGTCTCGATCACGCTGGCGTAGCTCGCGGAGCCATGGCCTGCGGCACTGGCTCGTTCCATGATGGTCTTCAGGAGTTCCGGCAGCGCGTTGTCGATGCCGCGTGACGCCGCGGCGTGCAGGAGATGGTCGATTGCTGCGATCTGCACGTCGACGGTGGCGTCGTCGCCGGGATAGCGGCCCGCGTCGACCTGGGTCGCGTAGGCGGTCATGAAGCCGGTCACGGCGCTCAGCCAGCGGATCGCGACGGGCGTGAAGGTCGTGGCCGCCGTCTTCTCCGCTCCGACCAGCGCGGTGCCGTGCAGCCAGCCCGTCATGGTGGACCACATCAGGCCGAGCAGAGCCGAGTCGTACAGGCAGGCCAGGCCGGGGTCCGTGCCCAGGTACAGCGGGTCGCCCAGGGCCGCCAGCGTCGGCCGGTGGGCTTCGAAGGTGGCGGGTGCACCGCTGTAGAAGAACATCATCTCCGGGTTGCCGACCCCCGGCGGGGTGGTCAGGATCGCGCCGTCGAGGTAGTCGACGCCGTGCGCGCGGGCCCAGCTGTCGGCCTCGTGGGCCTGCTCGGGGGAACCGGAGGTGAGGTTGACCAACGTCTTGCCTGCCAGGGAGTCCACGACGGGATCGAGTACGGCATGCAGCGCGTCGTAGTCGAGTACGCAGACGATGATCAACTCGCTCGCGGCGATCGCCTCCGCCTGCGTCGCGGCGGGCCGGGCGCCTCGATCGAGAAGCGGCTGCGTCTTGTGCGTCGAGCGATTCCACACCGTGGTCGTGTGGCCCGCAGCCAGCAATACGGTGGCCAGCGCCGAGCCCATCGAGCCCAATCCGATGACGGTCACGGCCGGGGGGCGGAGATTCATGCTCTCTCAACTCTCTGTCTGTCCGCAGGTGGTGTTGATCAGGTGTGCATCACCTTCGCAGCGTGCGGCGGACGGAGACAGTGACACCGATGACGACAACCACCAAATTTTTGCCATACGCTGCGAGGCATGAACGCCGGTTCTGTCGCCGTGGTCGTGACCGAGGAGATCGGGGTCCCCTCGTGGGGCCTGTACGAGCTGAGCATTCCCTGCACCGTCTTCGGGGTCCCCCAGCCCGATCTGGCCGATCCCTGGTACGACCTGCGGTTGTGCGGCACGAGGGACGCCTCTCCACCCGCTCCTGCAAAGGAGACCGGACTGTCCCTGCGGACCGGCCATGGGCTCGCCGACCTCGCGTCCGCGGACACGGTGCTGGTGCCCTCAGTGCCCGATGCCTGTGTCGACGAGGGCGCACCGATGCCACGAGCGCTGATCACCGCTCTGCGTGACGCCTATGACGCGGGCGCCCGCATGGTCTCGCTGTGCACCGGCGCGTTCGCACTGGCCGAGGCGGGGCTGCTCGACGGCCGCCGTGCCACCGCCCATTGGACGCACACGGGCCAACTGGCCGCGCGTTACCCGAAGGTGCAGGTGGACGACTCCGTGCTGTACGTGGACGACGGTGATGTGCTCACCAGCGCAGGCCTGACCGCCGGACTCGATCTCTGCCTCCATCTGGTCCGCCGCGACCTGGGATCCCATGTCGCCAATCAGCTGGCCAAGCGCATGGTGGTGCCCGCTCACCGGCCCGGCGGCCAGGCGCAGTTCATCGATCTGCCCGTGCCTGCCACCGACGACAGGAGCCTGGGGCCCGTACTGGACTGGGCCAGGGCGAACCTGGGCCGGCCGCTGACGATCGAGGACCTGGCGCGGCGGGCCGCGGTGAGCCCGCGCACGCTCTACCGTCGCATCCAGGCCGCCACCGGGGCTACGCCGCTGCAATGGCTCCTCGATCAGCGTCTGC
This genomic stretch from Actinoalloteichus hoggarensis harbors:
- a CDS encoding GNAT family N-acetyltransferase, encoding MPTDAVSWVGRKVRLRRIVPADRRTLAGFDRDSARSTASRIGGYRHWAEHRTAPSDSGDDLRFAIETLHGRMLVGSISATQTDATSSRFSYGIGIGPAHRRCGYAGDAITVLLRFMFGRRRYQKCEVSIYGGNLASLSLHSSLGFREEGRPRDTELLPGEVKYPALMGITAHEFAARHGDGAPSSPWDRPRRGRHSRTRRRGRHWRDQDPR
- a CDS encoding NAD(P)-dependent oxidoreductase: MNLRPPAVTVIGLGSMGSALATVLLAAGHTTTVWNRSTHKTQPLLDRGARPAATQAEAIAASELIIVCVLDYDALHAVLDPVVDSLAGKTLVNLTSGSPEQAHEADSWARAHGVDYLDGAILTTPPGVGNPEMMFFYSGAPATFEAHRPTLAALGDPLYLGTDPGLACLYDSALLGLMWSTMTGWLHGTALVGAEKTAATTFTPVAIRWLSAVTGFMTAYATQVDAGRYPGDDATVDVQIAAIDHLLHAAASRGIDNALPELLKTIMERASAAGHGSASYASVIETLRNPVRR
- a CDS encoding GlxA family transcriptional regulator; amino-acid sequence: MNAGSVAVVVTEEIGVPSWGLYELSIPCTVFGVPQPDLADPWYDLRLCGTRDASPPAPAKETGLSLRTGHGLADLASADTVLVPSVPDACVDEGAPMPRALITALRDAYDAGARMVSLCTGAFALAEAGLLDGRRATAHWTHTGQLAARYPKVQVDDSVLYVDDGDVLTSAGLTAGLDLCLHLVRRDLGSHVANQLAKRMVVPAHRPGGQAQFIDLPVPATDDRSLGPVLDWARANLGRPLTIEDLARRAAVSPRTLYRRIQAATGATPLQWLLDQRLRRAQGLLESTSLSVDRIGQLTGLGTANNLRHHFLKRFGVSPSDYRRAFPRA